A section of the Desulfotignum balticum DSM 7044 genome encodes:
- the istA gene encoding IS21 family transposase, which translates to MDILDLHRFGLTQRAIARRLGISRNTVKKYLEAPESCLKNPKPYHRTSILDPYHGTITAWLDEDEYYTATWIYDRLVNQGYAGSYETVKRKVGKLKKQKQKIAYMRFETEPGHQAQVDFGEFQVELPDGSVRKLYLFSMILGYSRRIYTELIERCDMPSFLDCHIHAFEYFVGVPDQILYDRMKNVYIAKLAGKDKFNSTLIGFAVHYGFVPKVAPAYAAWVKGKVERPYTFIREGFWRGYGFVNLIRANKDLWSWILKKDERIHGTTHEKVSARFKREQPHLNALPPQPFDTSYRIYRQVYKDCTVHFHGNRYVVPHTLVGEQVILRSKDGQLRIFQNSWLVVTYDIPSTKGNLVQKKRFYEALKKDMDMNRRKYHHAQKSKGRAKQTISPQKPQYDMDVEVRSISAYEEILQEVFA; encoded by the coding sequence TTGGACATACTGGATCTGCACAGGTTCGGCTTGACCCAGCGGGCCATAGCCCGGCGCCTGGGCATAAGCCGTAACACCGTCAAAAAATACCTTGAAGCCCCGGAAAGCTGCTTGAAAAATCCAAAGCCATATCATCGCACGAGCATTCTTGATCCTTATCACGGTACCATCACAGCTTGGCTTGATGAAGACGAATATTACACCGCCACCTGGATTTATGACCGCCTTGTCAACCAAGGCTATGCCGGCAGTTATGAAACAGTGAAGCGAAAGGTCGGTAAACTCAAGAAACAAAAACAGAAAATTGCCTACATGCGATTTGAGACAGAACCCGGTCACCAGGCCCAGGTGGATTTCGGAGAATTTCAGGTTGAACTTCCCGATGGCAGTGTCAGAAAGCTGTACCTGTTTTCAATGATTCTGGGATATTCCCGGAGAATCTATACAGAGTTGATCGAACGATGCGACATGCCAAGCTTTCTAGACTGCCATATACACGCCTTTGAGTACTTCGTCGGCGTCCCGGATCAGATACTCTATGATCGCATGAAAAATGTGTATATCGCCAAGCTGGCTGGAAAGGACAAATTTAACTCTACCCTGATAGGATTTGCCGTTCATTACGGATTCGTTCCCAAAGTAGCCCCTGCTTATGCTGCTTGGGTTAAAGGGAAGGTTGAACGTCCTTATACCTTCATCCGGGAAGGGTTCTGGCGAGGATACGGTTTTGTCAACTTAATCAGGGCCAACAAAGACCTCTGGTCTTGGATTTTAAAAAAGGATGAACGGATCCATGGCACCACCCATGAAAAAGTCAGCGCCCGGTTTAAGCGGGAGCAGCCACATTTAAATGCACTGCCTCCGCAGCCGTTTGATACCTCATATCGTATTTACCGGCAGGTGTATAAAGACTGCACTGTCCACTTTCATGGAAACCGCTATGTCGTCCCCCACACCCTGGTAGGAGAACAGGTCATCCTTCGCTCGAAAGATGGACAGCTACGCATTTTTCAAAATAGTTGGCTGGTAGTTACCTATGACATCCCATCAACAAAGGGAAATCTGGTCCAGAAGAAGAGATTCTACGAAGCCTTAAAAAAAGACATGGACATGAATCGGCGCAAATATCACCATGCCCAGAAAAGTAAGGGACGGGCAAAGCAGACGATCAGTCCCCAGAAACCCCAATATGACATGGATGTTGAGGTCCGTTCCATCTCTGCATATGAAGAAATACTGCAGGAGGTGTTTGCATGA
- a CDS encoding GNAT family N-acetyltransferase, which produces MIEIQPFSEIYLSGVVDLILPIQQSEFNIPITLDAQPDILDIPAFYQKGNGNFWVALIGSEVVGTIALIDIGNQEGALRKMFVKAEYRGAASGVAQELLKKLINWCEQKDYTNIYLGTTPKFIAAHRFYEKNAFTEIEKNDLPDSFPVMTVDTKFYKYTLAQA; this is translated from the coding sequence ATGATTGAAATTCAGCCATTTTCAGAGATTTATCTTTCAGGTGTTGTGGATCTCATTTTGCCTATTCAACAATCCGAGTTTAATATTCCTATCACACTGGATGCACAACCAGATATACTGGATATTCCAGCATTTTATCAAAAGGGAAATGGTAATTTCTGGGTGGCTTTGATTGGATCAGAAGTAGTCGGAACCATTGCATTGATAGATATTGGCAATCAAGAAGGTGCATTACGAAAAATGTTTGTAAAAGCAGAATATCGTGGTGCTGCTTCTGGCGTAGCTCAAGAATTATTGAAAAAACTAATCAATTGGTGTGAGCAAAAAGACTATACAAACATTTATTTAGGCACAACACCAAAATTTATTGCAGCTCACAGGTTTTATGAGAAGAATGCTTTTACTGAAATCGAAAAGAATGATTTGCCTGATTCTTTTCCCGTCATGACTGTAGACACCAAGTTTTATAAATATACACTTGCACAAGCGTAG
- a CDS encoding GrpB family protein: METLEEKVARVVKEDVAVVPYDPRWPKLFKEEKAHLLSCLPKTRVKRIEHFGSTAVPGLAAKPIVDMLVEVTSLDETRQKVPPILEPKGYDFFWRPMWGHDTPPFYAWFIKRDAGGNRTHHIHMVEAHFELWDRLLFRDYLIEHPHVAKDYGNLKRKLSNTHANDRVAYTKAKTDFIVRITNIAKAYYMEA, encoded by the coding sequence ATGGAAACACTTGAAGAAAAGGTTGCCCGGGTTGTGAAGGAAGATGTTGCCGTCGTTCCATACGATCCTCGTTGGCCTAAGCTGTTTAAGGAAGAGAAGGCTCACCTTCTGTCCTGTCTGCCCAAAACGCGGGTCAAACGTATTGAGCACTTCGGCAGTACAGCGGTTCCTGGTCTGGCGGCGAAGCCTATTGTCGATATGCTGGTCGAGGTAACCTCACTGGATGAAACCAGGCAAAAGGTTCCCCCGATACTCGAGCCAAAGGGATACGACTTCTTTTGGCGGCCAATGTGGGGCCACGACACGCCGCCCTTCTATGCATGGTTCATCAAACGGGATGCAGGCGGAAACAGAACCCACCATATTCACATGGTCGAAGCACATTTCGAGCTTTGGGATCGGCTGCTCTTTCGGGACTACCTCATTGAACATCCGCACGTGGCAAAGGATTATGGCAATCTCAAACGGAAATTGTCCAATACCCATGCCAATGATCGGGTCGCATACACAAAGGCGAAGACGGACTTTATTGTCCGGATCACCAACATTGCCAAAGCATACTACATGGAGGCCTAA
- a CDS encoding type II toxin-antitoxin system RelE/ParE family toxin, producing the protein MIKNFKCKRTKSLYEGKSPKQFRAFQAIAERKLQMLDSADELLDLRSPPGNRFEKLGGDRQGQYSIRINKQWRVCFAWSDEPYDVEITDYH; encoded by the coding sequence ATGATAAAAAATTTTAAATGCAAGCGTACAAAATCTCTTTACGAAGGAAAAAGCCCAAAGCAATTCAGAGCTTTTCAGGCGATAGCAGAACGTAAGCTCCAAATGCTTGACAGTGCAGATGAACTGCTTGATTTACGATCTCCACCCGGTAATCGATTTGAAAAACTTGGGGGAGACAGACAAGGGCAGTACAGCATAAGAATCAATAAACAGTGGCGTGTATGCTTTGCATGGTCTGATGAGCCTTACGATGTAGAGATAACAGACTACCATTAG
- a CDS encoding HigA family addiction module antitoxin — protein MNNMRAIHPGEIIKEEYLEPLNMSANALAVALRVSAPRINDVIRQKRGVSIDTALRLARYFNTTPQFWMNLQISYDLKIAKQNMTKIENEIIPLQATTA, from the coding sequence ATGAATAATATGCGAGCAATCCATCCTGGAGAAATAATCAAAGAAGAGTATTTAGAACCATTAAATATGAGTGCTAATGCGCTGGCTGTTGCCTTGCGCGTATCAGCACCTAGAATCAATGATGTGATAAGACAAAAGAGAGGGGTTAGCATTGATACGGCTCTCAGGTTAGCTAGATATTTCAACACCACCCCACAATTCTGGATGAACCTGCAAATCAGTTATGACCTCAAAATTGCCAAACAAAATATGACAAAAATTGAGAATGAAATTATCCCTCTGCAAGCTACCACTGCATGA
- a CDS encoding SidJ-related pseudokinase: MQTRPIDDCHEQTELCRTQALINRGIKDFSGAYMAVKYVAGHMDKYPDTIGADTVNTLTGLIRSPRFEKQKQSYFLFHEAAEALIRLAARVKEPLSKSIIQALNDILYTSHGKRLRAVNQALGELPWEPAASDPWVMDPLSVLPVDLNGLVPGSAAELKQTRWQGRSLIINTSGTACVVLKFATSADNITDLAREAAWLTRLQLSGGDMAAGGFDTPVPIEHKGHRVFTITSDLPGDTPSFLYKQHCIAFSPCPGYYEYPNDPGCLQPMSWTRDVFIKNARILGQMTVKGIVHTALIPLFHNRVQQRRRNDQGAYLWEHAGRLDQWLDSCQYPNFARSGPRDFEHIEQIDTGAGLRHYIGEHLLSFILVIGSVFRNKAPDRRGLTPDATPEDTRDLFDGAAFESMIADVSENYFKGLCKTGLPQELLQTIPRLTRALIQTMGYDEHMEEVLRIQDQNRMAEEQYHQFLYQRGVKIIPPKGQTDILLSTGPHLGGFNQSISVPELIEYLFRFSALAVSHCFLNGKRMSG, translated from the coding sequence TTGCAGACACGTCCAATCGATGATTGTCACGAACAGACGGAGTTGTGCCGCACCCAGGCCCTGATCAACCGCGGGATCAAAGATTTTTCAGGCGCTTACATGGCGGTCAAATATGTGGCCGGCCACATGGACAAATACCCGGACACCATCGGCGCCGACACGGTGAACACATTGACCGGCCTCATCCGGTCCCCCCGGTTTGAAAAACAGAAGCAGTCGTATTTTCTGTTTCATGAAGCTGCCGAAGCCTTGATCCGGCTTGCCGCCCGGGTTAAAGAACCGTTGTCAAAAAGCATCATTCAGGCACTCAACGATATTTTGTATACCTCTCACGGAAAACGCCTGCGGGCCGTGAACCAGGCCTTAGGAGAGCTGCCATGGGAACCGGCGGCATCCGATCCTTGGGTCATGGATCCTTTGTCTGTTCTGCCGGTAGATCTGAACGGGCTTGTGCCCGGGTCTGCGGCAGAGTTGAAGCAGACCCGATGGCAGGGCCGGAGCCTGATCATCAACACATCCGGCACCGCCTGTGTTGTGCTGAAATTTGCCACCAGCGCCGACAATATCACGGACCTGGCCCGGGAGGCGGCCTGGCTCACCCGACTGCAGTTGTCCGGGGGAGATATGGCTGCCGGCGGTTTTGATACGCCCGTGCCGATTGAACACAAAGGGCACCGGGTGTTTACCATCACCTCTGATCTGCCCGGTGACACCCCTTCTTTCCTGTACAAGCAGCACTGCATTGCGTTTTCGCCCTGCCCCGGCTATTATGAGTACCCCAACGATCCGGGATGTCTCCAACCCATGTCATGGACCCGAGATGTGTTCATCAAAAATGCCCGGATCCTGGGCCAGATGACCGTGAAGGGCATCGTCCATACGGCGTTGATTCCCTTGTTTCATAACCGGGTCCAGCAGCGGCGGCGCAACGATCAGGGGGCGTATTTGTGGGAACATGCCGGCCGTCTGGACCAGTGGCTGGATTCCTGTCAATATCCCAACTTTGCCCGTTCCGGCCCCAGGGATTTCGAACACATCGAACAAATTGATACCGGGGCCGGACTGCGCCATTACATTGGCGAACATCTCTTGAGCTTCATCCTGGTGATCGGTAGTGTTTTCAGAAACAAGGCCCCGGACCGCAGAGGTCTGACTCCGGACGCAACCCCTGAAGACACACGGGATCTGTTTGACGGGGCAGCGTTTGAATCCATGATCGCAGACGTGAGCGAGAATTATTTTAAAGGACTGTGCAAAACGGGCCTGCCCCAAGAGCTCTTGCAGACTATCCCCCGGCTCACCCGTGCATTGATTCAGACCATGGGATATGATGAGCACATGGAGGAAGTGCTGCGGATCCAGGATCAAAACCGGATGGCAGAGGAACAATATCACCAGTTTTTATATCAAAGGGGGGTCAAAATCATACCCCCGAAAGGACAGACGGATATTTTGCTGAGCACCGGCCCCCACCTGGGCGGATTCAATCAAAGCATTTCCGTTCCGGAACTCATTGAATACCTGTTTCGTTTTTCCGCCCTGGCCGTATCTCACTGCTTTCTCAATGGAAAACGAATGTCAGGATGA
- a CDS encoding TRAP transporter large permease: MTTELLILTLFFLFMINTPIAIAIGTASLAAIAVQGDFSLMMVVQRMVAGTDSFHLMAVPLFMYAGTLMEKGGISQRLIDFANALTGWLPGGLAAVSIVSAMFFAGISGSAAADTAAVGAVLIPAMKRSGYPSDFSAAVQASGGSLGVVIPPSIPMIIFGFLTGASISRLFAAGILPGLLIGVSLITVSTLVAKKNGYAPGAVFSVRQIIVSFKRAFLALGAPIIILGGILSGIFTATESAAVAVVYALGVSMTVYRQIGIKDLVPIFTQASITASVVMFIIATASVFSWIAAMEDIPAALAGTLLTWTDNPVLLLMMVNLVLLAAGVFVETTAALILLVPMITAMLPALGIDLIQLGVIVVANLAIGMLTPPMGICLIVSASISGDRISAVSRRVVPFLIVLVVDLALICFYPPLTLWLSGLVGSN, encoded by the coding sequence ATGACCACGGAACTGCTGATCCTGACCCTGTTTTTTCTGTTTATGATCAACACCCCCATTGCCATTGCCATCGGCACGGCATCCCTGGCCGCCATTGCCGTGCAGGGAGACTTTTCATTGATGATGGTGGTCCAGCGCATGGTGGCGGGCACAGACTCGTTTCATCTCATGGCCGTGCCGCTGTTCATGTATGCCGGCACACTCATGGAAAAAGGCGGGATTTCCCAGCGGCTCATCGATTTTGCCAATGCCTTGACCGGATGGCTGCCCGGCGGGCTGGCCGCCGTGTCCATTGTGTCGGCCATGTTTTTTGCCGGGATTTCCGGATCTGCGGCCGCCGACACGGCCGCCGTGGGGGCCGTGCTGATCCCGGCCATGAAGCGGTCCGGGTATCCGTCTGATTTTTCCGCCGCCGTCCAGGCCTCGGGCGGGTCCCTCGGGGTGGTGATTCCGCCGTCCATTCCCATGATCATTTTCGGGTTTCTCACAGGCGCCAGCATCTCCCGGCTGTTTGCTGCGGGCATTCTGCCGGGCCTGCTTATCGGCGTGTCCCTGATCACGGTATCCACCCTGGTGGCAAAGAAAAACGGGTATGCGCCGGGGGCCGTTTTTTCCGTGCGGCAGATCATTGTCTCTTTCAAGCGGGCGTTTCTGGCTTTAGGGGCACCCATAATCATCCTGGGCGGAATCCTGTCCGGCATTTTCACGGCCACGGAATCCGCAGCTGTGGCCGTGGTCTATGCCCTGGGGGTGTCCATGACCGTGTACCGGCAGATCGGGATCAAAGACCTGGTCCCCATTTTCACCCAGGCCTCCATCACCGCATCCGTGGTGATGTTCATCATTGCCACGGCATCCGTGTTTTCCTGGATCGCGGCCATGGAAGATATCCCGGCGGCCCTGGCCGGCACGCTTTTGACCTGGACGGACAACCCCGTGCTGCTGCTCATGATGGTGAACCTGGTGCTCCTGGCGGCTGGGGTGTTTGTGGAAACCACGGCGGCCCTGATCCTGCTGGTGCCCATGATCACGGCCATGCTCCCGGCCCTGGGGATCGACCTGATCCAGCTGGGGGTCATCGTGGTGGCCAACCTGGCCATCGGCATGCTCACCCCGCCCATGGGCATCTGCCTGATCGTGTCCGCCTCCATTTCCGGGGACCGCATCAGCGCCGTGAGCCGCCGGGTGGTGCCGTTTCTCATCGTGCTGGTGGTGGACCTGGCCCTGATCTGTTTTTATCCGCCCCTGACCCTGTGGCTGTCCGGCCTGGTGGGGAGCAATTGA
- a CDS encoding TRAP transporter small permease has product MGMVMALVVALQVVSRYMFNHSLFWSEELARFLLIWLSFLGATVAYCHGVHPGVDSLVRRLPAIWKTGAALAAYLAGAVLFTVMVVSGTQFAWFVRLQIFPATGISKWIIMAVVPASGAIFLVHCLAGICRVFDTEMNEKTEQTG; this is encoded by the coding sequence ATGGGCATGGTCATGGCCCTGGTGGTGGCTCTCCAGGTGGTATCCCGGTATATGTTCAATCATTCTTTGTTCTGGTCCGAGGAACTGGCCCGGTTTCTGCTGATCTGGCTGTCGTTTTTGGGCGCGACCGTGGCCTATTGTCACGGGGTCCATCCCGGGGTGGACAGCCTGGTGCGGCGGCTGCCGGCGATATGGAAAACCGGGGCCGCCCTGGCAGCGTATCTGGCCGGGGCCGTGCTGTTTACCGTGATGGTGGTCAGCGGCACCCAGTTCGCCTGGTTTGTCCGGCTTCAGATCTTTCCGGCCACAGGGATTTCCAAATGGATCATCATGGCCGTGGTCCCGGCAAGCGGGGCCATTTTCCTGGTGCACTGCCTGGCCGGAATATGCCGGGTGTTTGACACGGAGATGAATGAAAAAACGGAGCAGACCGGATGA
- a CDS encoding TRAP transporter substrate-binding protein — protein MKKIGLFHLILMLVLMISTTAPAANPFAIKLGVVTKPGAAQNIMAEKFKKRVEARSDGAYTVKIFHSASIGNETEILQQIQMGTIHMGVITGGPFDTFDPIVRVINYPFLFKDHDQADRILDGPLGDEILKSLETSGFKGLCFSENGFRNLTNSKRAVTGPDQVKGLKIRVMSSALHKAIWQALGANPTPMPWPIYTELEQGVIDGQENPLWVMEVYKFYEIQKFMTLTRHVYSPHINVASLNWFNGLPAADQTLITEAAVEAARFQRKDNREKNAARLALVREKGMQVADDPDVDAFRKRVAGLKDLDLYQAPRVQDLLIRMLEAVK, from the coding sequence ATGAAGAAAATCGGTCTGTTTCACCTGATCCTGATGCTGGTGCTGATGATATCCACCACGGCCCCGGCTGCCAACCCGTTTGCCATCAAGCTGGGGGTGGTGACCAAGCCGGGCGCGGCCCAGAACATCATGGCGGAAAAGTTCAAAAAACGGGTGGAAGCCCGGTCAGACGGGGCGTACACCGTCAAAATATTTCATTCCGCGTCCATCGGCAATGAAACGGAAATCCTTCAGCAGATCCAGATGGGCACCATCCACATGGGGGTGATCACGGGCGGGCCGTTTGACACCTTTGATCCCATTGTCCGGGTGATCAACTATCCGTTTCTGTTCAAAGACCATGACCAGGCCGACCGGATCCTGGACGGGCCTTTGGGGGACGAAATCCTGAAAAGCCTGGAGACTTCCGGGTTCAAGGGGCTGTGCTTTTCGGAAAACGGGTTCCGGAACCTCACCAACAGCAAGCGGGCCGTGACCGGGCCGGACCAGGTCAAAGGCCTGAAGATCCGGGTGATGTCTTCGGCCCTTCACAAAGCGATCTGGCAGGCGCTGGGCGCCAATCCCACACCCATGCCCTGGCCCATCTACACGGAACTGGAACAGGGCGTGATCGACGGCCAGGAAAACCCTCTGTGGGTGATGGAAGTATACAAATTCTATGAAATCCAGAAATTTATGACCCTGACCCGGCACGTGTATTCCCCGCACATCAATGTGGCCTCGCTGAACTGGTTCAACGGCCTGCCGGCAGCGGACCAGACATTGATAACAGAAGCGGCCGTGGAGGCGGCCCGGTTCCAGCGCAAAGACAACCGGGAAAAAAACGCGGCCCGGCTGGCCCTGGTCCGGGAAAAAGGCATGCAGGTGGCGGATGATCCGGATGTGGATGCCTTTCGGAAGCGGGTGGCCGGGCTCAAGGATCTGGACCTGTATCAGGCCCCCCGGGTTCAGGATTTGCTGATCCGGATGCTGGAGGCCGTCAAATAA